A window of the Apostichopus japonicus isolate 1M-3 chromosome 8, ASM3797524v1, whole genome shotgun sequence genome harbors these coding sequences:
- the LOC139971809 gene encoding uncharacterized protein, translated as MDPQHPQDSIIQINWTREDLTNLTAGPVGPGASTVPIPALSNVSMVGVVKDKPPQILHVDQPAATERVNPLSGRIVGPHSDVHLQQLNLIHDTLAATGLAGDGVQATSQPLQVGSVQISQPVAGNIPQIQNPLDQNVKVEHVASSNNSKVVVPTNTQSYPHGPSTFSSDILSEASSVFRNASPQQTISEPMASDIAKTDAIVPGGIYPTPVNLEDAGKSLVINDNTEFVVHEVTVIASPSQCSACGKSIIDGVPVPDATGFNVQDNVYQCHVCGQRTVRETERVRTVPEKYQCNICHREFDMQDDLRTHEGQAHADIGAFNCSYCSGVFKLKHERDMHEACTHANGSVFRCKLCFKKFATKKRWIKHTAKCKKRHRGKDLKAIDTPELQSAGNNQGIVDSTKQALGETIINSSSDIVEGMDLSNMITTEQGEQLWICGQCGKEFKHYRYFHKHVKDVCGVTVYKCDGCDEQFPTKRKLSAHEIQFKDQAHYKCTCGREYQAKQSYRAHKRSHEEDKPYKCRYCGKGFLAINKCKIHERSHTGEKPFSCKVCGKEYVMKESLTIHERKHKNDFRFFCKYCKKGFVKKYTYRMHELNHEGYKPFSCKFCEKTFFRKSDLSRHELCSHNHGKDAYRFLCSHCGRGFKLKGDLKVHERIHTGEKPHFCTYCKRGFGRTSYYNRHMRLYHQPQKIKEETQDNDMVVADCIVTPMETLMTVATCEETV; from the exons ATGGATCCTCAGCACCCCCAGGATTCGATAATTCAGATCAACTGGACCAGAGAAGACCTTACAAACTTGACCGCTGGCCCAGTTGGTCCTGGCGCATCAACTGTACCTATCCCTGCTCTGAGTAATGTGT CGATGGTTGGAGTAGTAAAAGACAAACCGCCACAAATACTACACGTGGACCAACCGGCTGCAACTGAACGAGTGAACCCACTCTCTGGTAGAATAGTTGGACCGCATTCAGACGTCCACCTCCAACAGCTGAATCTCATTCATGACACTCTGGCCGCCACTGGACTCGCAGGTGATGGAGTACAAGCCACATCTCAACCTCTACAGGTCGGCTCTGTACAAATATCACAGCCCGTCGCTGGCAACATACCCCAGATACAGAATCCTCTCGACCAAAATGTGAAAGTAGAACATGTAGCCTCTTCCAACAACAGTAAGGTAGTAGTACCTACAAACACTCAATCTTACCCACATGGACCATCAACTTTTTCATCCGACATTCTCAGCGAAGCTTCATCGGTCTTCCGTAACGCTTCGCCCCAGCAAACAATTTCTGAGCCCATGGCGAGTGACATTGCAAAGACTGATGCCATTGTGCCCGGAGGAATCTATCCAACTCCCGTAAATCTGGAAGATGCTGGGAAGAGCTTGGTTATAAATGACAACACAGAATTTGTTGTTCATGAAGTTACCGTTATTGCCAGTCCTTCTCAATGTTCTGCCTGCGGTAAGTCCATCATCGACGGGGTCCCCGTGCCTGATGCAACAGGCTTCAACGTGCAGGATAATGTTTACCAGTGCCACGTTTGCGGTCAGAGAACGGTTAGGGAAACGGAAAGGGTCAGGACAGTTCCAGAGAAATATCAATGCAACATCTGCCACAGAGAATTTGATATGCAGGATGACTTGAGGACTCATGAGGGCCAGGCCCACGCGGACATTGGTGCCTTTAACTGCAGTTATTGCAGCGGAGTGTTCAAGTTAAAACACGAGCGGGACATGCACGAAGCTTGCACGCATGCCAACGGATCAGTCTTTAGATGCAAGCTCTGTTTTAAGAAGTTTGCGACAAAGAAAAGGTGGATTAAACACACTGCCAAATGTAAGAAGAGACACAGAGGGAAAGACCTGAAAGCAATAGACACTCCAGAGCTTCAGTCTGCAGGCAACAACCAGGGCATTGTTGATTCCACAAAGCAGGCCTTGGGTGAAACGATAATTAACTCCAGCAGTGATATAGTGGAAGGCATGGACCTATCGAATATGATAACCACTGAACAAGGTGAACAGCTATGGATATGTGGCCAATGTGGCAAGGAGTTCAAACATTACCGGTACTTCCATAAACATGTGAAAGACGTCTGCGGCGTGACTGTGTATAAGTGCGACGGTTGCGACGAACAGTTTCCGACGAAGAGGAAGCTATCGGCGCACGAAATCCAGTTCAAGGACCAGGCCCACTATAAGTGCACCTGTGGGAGGGAGTATCAAGCGAAGCAAAGCTACCGCGCGCACAAACGCAGTCACGAAGAGGACAAGCCGTACAAGTGTAGGTACTGCGGTAAAGGTTTCCTCGCCATCAATAAGTGTAAGATTCACGAACGTTCCCACACCGGCGAGAAGCCATTCTCGTGCAAGGTCTGCGGGAAGGAGTACGTCATGAAGGAGAGTCTGACGATACACGAACGAAAGCACAAGAACGATTTCAGGTTCTTCTGCAAGTACTGCAAGAAAGGTTTCGTCAAGAAGTACACGTACAGAATGCACGAACTCAATCACGAGGGCTACAAGCCGTTCTCTTGCAAATTTTGCGAAAAGACTTTCTTCCGCAAATCGGACCTTTCTAGACACGAGCTGTGTTCTCACAACCACGGGAAGGACGCATATAGGTTTCTCTGTTCGCACTGCGGGAGGGGTTTCAAATTGAAGGGAGACTTGAAGGTACATGAGCGGATCCACACGGGCGAGAAGCCTCATTTCTGTACGTATTGCAAGAGAGGGTTTGGCAGGACATCATATTACAACCGTCACATGCGGTTATATCATCAACCACAAAAGATCAAGGAAGAAACCCAGGACAATGACATGGTTGTCGCAGATTGCATCGTGACCCCCATGGAGACTTTGATGACAGTGGCTACCTGCGAGGAAACTGTCTGA
- the LOC139971810 gene encoding tetratricopeptide repeat protein 9C-like — MAEAYPSSSSEPTAEESAKNRIVKAEEYKQAGNILYKEKSYKMAIGKYHRALLQVRDIDNQRPKPLLKGLMGLAGEGNNVFKQDKNLTNEMTQQVKQLELSCYNNLAACLLHDIDPNYEKIIQYCDEVLKRDSKNPKAWYRQGVALYHTQEYKEAQNCLNKAKRSMPRDGEILRYLRLCEEGNAKQLRTEKQRCQGLFKKMAEEDSDG, encoded by the exons ATGGCAGAAGCCTACCCATCTTCCTCCTCTGAACCCACGGCAGAGGAATCTGCCAAGAATCGCATCGTGAAAGCAGAAGAGTACAAACAGGCAGGAAACATCCTATACAAAgagaaaagttacaaaatggCTATTGGTAAATACCACAGAGCTCTTCTCCAGGTCAGAGATATCGACAATCAACGCCCGAAGCCTCTTCTGAAAGGCCTGATGGGATTGGCTGGTGAAGGAAATAATGTGTTCAAACAAGACAAAAACCTGACCAATGAGATGACCCAACAGGTCAAACAGTTGGAACTATCTTGTTACAATAACCTGGCTG CTTGCTTACTCCATGACATCGACCCAAATTATGAAAAGATTATACAGTATTGCGATGAAGTACTTAAGCGGGACAGCAAGAATCCCAAGGCTTGGTATCGTCAGGGGGTGGCACTCTACCATACACAAGAGTACAAGGAAGCACAAAACTGCCTAAATAAAGCCAAGAGATCAATGCCGAGGG ACGGAGAGATACTGCGTTACCTGAGGTTATGTGAGGAGGGTAACGCTAAGCAACTGCGAACAG